One segment of Papaver somniferum cultivar HN1 unplaced genomic scaffold, ASM357369v1 unplaced-scaffold_137, whole genome shotgun sequence DNA contains the following:
- the LOC113334505 gene encoding uncharacterized protein LOC113334505, giving the protein MNSMGVSDNNDYEEEIYYDFDDNHFHHYHQQQLPHTLSRLSLCTSRSTDYSMGDINPDDGAAASADVGQEYLDMIRMYMSRVSMEGSVDDADDDDDEDRQSFDNDVTSEKENVEGVISSILSMSDSGKYDEPGCYSLPVTPKQRSTSLEGSKKLSDLKYDIIVTPIDVAKLYASENEADLRKDGGFKRASKKNRRNSRRRILREKWLQRAWEMKKKQDRVVYDDDMNYFNGDNNRHGHRSGSGGEFGNDDHYRHQLMVITRPCGGRRSLCMDFEEVKACRDLGFEFEHESTMFEFSSRHSGRGGSTMDTASAGSDGTSTVSNWRISSPGDDPKDVKARLKVWAQAVALASASHSRLLS; this is encoded by the exons ATGAACAGTATGGGCGTTTCTGATAATAATGATTATGAAGAAGAAATATACTACGATTTTGATGATAATCATTTCCATCACTATCATCAGCAGCAACTTCCTCACACCTTGTCTAGGTTATCCCTGTGTACCAGCAGGAGTACTGATTATTCCATGGGCGACATAAATCCTGATGATGGTGCTGCTGCTAGTGCTGATGTTGGCCAGGAATACCTTGACATGATTAGGATGTACATGTCACGCGTATCCATGGAGGGATCTGTAGATGATgccgacgatgatgatgatgaggatcgGCAGTCCTTTGACAACGACGTGACAAGTGAAAAAGAGAATGTCGAGGGAGTGATTTCCTCGATCCTATCGATGTCAGATTCAGGTAAATATGATGAGCCTGGTTGTTATTCTCTACCTGTGACGCCTAAGCAAAGATCGACGAGCCTCGAAGGAAGCAAGAAGTTGTCGGATCTTAAATATGACATAATAGTTACACCCATTGACGTAGCAAAACTATATGCAAGCGAGAACGAAGCTGATCTACGAAAGGATGGAGGGTTTAAAAGAGcaagcaagaagaatagaaggaATTCAAGGAGGAGAATTTTAAGAGAGAAATGGTTACAGAGAGCTTGGGAAATGAAGAAGAAGCAAGATCGTGTTGTGTATGATGATGATATGAACTACTTCAATGGGGATAACAATAGACACGGTCACCGTTCTGGTAGTGGTGGTGAATTTGGTAACGATGACCATTATAGGCATCAATTGATGGTGATAACCAGACCTTGTGGTGGGAGAAGGTCTCTGTGTATGGACTTTGAGGAAGTCAAGGCTTGTAGAGACCTGGGGTTTGAGTTCGAACACGAGAGCACGATGTTTGAATTCTCAAGTAGGCATTCAGGCAGAGGAGGATCGACCATGGATACCGCTAGTGCAGGTAGTGACGGTACTTCAACTGTAAGCAATTGGAGAATCTCAAGTCCTG GGGATGACCCAAAGGATGTAAAAGCGCGGCTCAAGGTGTGGGCACAGGCTGTGGCACTAGCATCTGCCTCTCACTCTCGCCTTCTCAGCTGA
- the LOC113334607 gene encoding extensin-2-like, which yields MSTDPPPPPAYVAPKYTLKYVYASTPPPAYVAPKYEAPKYTPKYVYASPPPPYVYASPPPPTYVAPKYKEPKYTPKYVYASPPPPAYVSSKYTPKYVYASPPPPAYVSPKYEAPKYTPKYVYASPPSPAYVAPKYEALKYTPKYVYASPPPPYVYASPPPPAYVAPKYEAPKYTPKYVYASPSPPAYVAPKYEAPKYTPKYVYASPPPPYVYASPPPPAYVAPKYEAPKYTPKYVYASPPPPANVAPKYEAPKYVYVSPQPPAYVAPKYEAPKYTLNYVYASPPPPAYVVPKYEAPKYTPKFVYASPPPPYVYASPPPPPYVAPKYEAPNYTPKYVYASPPPPAYLAPKYEAPNYTPKYVYASPPPPAYVAPKYTPKYVYASPPPPAYVAPKYGAPKYTPKYVYASPPP from the exons ATGTCTACGGATCCCCCACCACCACCTGCCTACGTCGCCCCCAAGTACACTCTTAAGTACGTCTACGCATCCACACCACCACCTGCTTACGTCGCCCCtaagtacgaagcaccaaagtatACTCCTAAATACGTCTACGCATCCCCACCACCACCT TACGTCTACGCATCCCCACCACCACCTACCTACGTCGCCCCCAAGTACAAAGAACCAAAGTACACTCCTAAGTACGTCtacgcatctccaccaccacctgcCTACGTCTCCTCCAAGTACACTCCTAAGTACGTCTACGCTTCCCCACCACCACCTGCCTACGTCtcccccaagtacgaagcaccaaagtacACTCCTAAGTACGTCTACGCATCCCCACCATCACCTGCCTACGTCgcccccaagtacgaagcactAAAGTACACTCCTAAGTACGTCTACGCGTCCCCACCACCACCT TACGTCTACGCATCCCCACCACCACCTGCCTACGTTGCCCCCAAGTACGAAGCGCCAAAGTACACTCCTAAGTACGTCTACGCATCCCCATCACCACCTGCCTACGTCGCCCCCAAATACGAAGCGCCAAAGTACACTCCTAAGTACGTCTACGCATCCCCACCACCACCT TACGTCtacgcatctccaccaccacctgcCTATGTCgcccccaagtacgaagcaccaaagtacACTCCTAAATACGTCTACGCATCCCCACCACCACCAGCCAACGTCgcccccaagtacgaagcaccaaagtacGTCTACGTATCCCCACAACCACCTGCCTATGTCGCCCCtaagtacgaagcaccaaagtacACTCTTAACTACGTCTACGCATCCCCACCACCACCTGCCTACGTCGtccccaagtacgaagcaccaaagtacACTCCTAAGTTCGTCTACGCATCCCCACCACCACCT tacgtctacgcatccccaccaccacctccctacgtcgcccccaagtacgaagcaccaaacTACACTCCTAAGTACGTCTACGCATCCCCACCACCACCTGCCTACCTTgcccccaagtacgaagcaccaaacTACACTCCTAAGTACGTCTACGCATCCCCACCACCACCTGCCTACGTCGCCCCCAAGTACACTCCTAAGTACGTCTACGCATCCCCACCACCACCTGCTTACGTCGCCCCTAAGTACGGAGCACCAAAGTATACTCCTAAATACGTCTATGCATCTCCACCACCCTAA
- the LOC113334608 gene encoding extensin-1-like has protein sequence MGRLSACLVHAFTFIVRITVVLAEYEPYTPNYIETPYKKPVVEVTADLYLPKVYPSPPPPVYVAPAVYPSPSPPPPPSHVAPVVYPSPSPPPPAYVALIVYPSPSPPPPPAYVAPVVYPSPSPPPPAYVAP, from the coding sequence ATGGGGAGGCTCTCAGCTTGTCTGGTTCATGCTTTTACCTTTATCGTTCGAATCACTGTGGTGCTAGCTGAGTACGAACCATATACACCCAACTACATAGAAACTCCCTACAAGAAACCAGTTGTGGAGGTTACTGCCGACCTATATCTTCCTAAAGTttacccatcaccaccaccacctgttTACGTCGCTCCAGCTGTTtatccatctccatcaccacctcctcctccatcTCACGTCGCTCCCGTAGTTtacccatctccatcaccaccaccaccagcttacgTCGCTCTCATAGTTTACCcatcgccatcaccaccaccaccaccagcttacgTCGCTCCCGTAGTGtacccatctccatcaccaccaccacctgcttACGTCGCTCCTTAG